A stretch of DNA from Choloepus didactylus isolate mChoDid1 chromosome 25 unlocalized genomic scaffold, mChoDid1.pri SUPER_25_unloc2, whole genome shotgun sequence:
TTCTTTGTGAGCATCAAACTCTCAGTCACTGTGTGAGAGATACTTGGTGATGCATTCGACAGTTGAGAGAGCTGAGGCTCAGCAAGGCTTTGCCCAAGCTAGCAAGCAGCTGGGCCAGGAATCAGTTAAAATTCTTTGGATTCCCAAACCTCACCTTTTAATCTCTGAGTAGTACTTCTTTGTTTACCCATCACAgagttgttgtttttgtttttgctttttttcttggaCCTCACAAAGAAGCTGTATCCTGCCTCTCTTGTTGGAGACAGAGGCAGGGAAAGTCATTCTGAGGCAGGTGGGACTGCCCAAGCCCAGGCCTGGTCCCCACTGACTTCTCCCATTTCCTCTAGAGACCGAGCGGCTCCTGACCCCCAGTCCCAACTATGGGACCCAGGCAGGGGCTTCCCCAGCCCCTCCAACCCCACTGGAAGAGGAAGACCTCCGCCGTCGCCTCAAGTACTTCTTCATGAGTCCCTGTGACAAATTTCGTGCCAAGGGCCGCAAACCCTTCAAGCTGATGCTGCAGGTGGTGAAGATCCTGGTGGTCACTGTACAGGTGAGACCCGGCCAGGCGGGGGTCCCAGCGAGTGCCACCCTATGGCCTCTGCTCTCCTTGAAGGAGGCTTTTTGAATAGGAACCTCTCCCTGATCTTGCAGCAGCAGGATAGCTGTGACAGGGTCACTGATTAATCATGAAGCCCTTGGGTCAGAGTCTGTATGCTCTCCTTTTAGCCTCACAACTGCATGTCACCTCCGTTTTAAATATGGTccactgaggcccagaaaggttaaaGGACTTTTCCAAAGTCATACTGCAGCCAAGCGTGGGATGGTAGGATTGGAAGCTAGGGGTCTTAATGCCGGGTTGACTGTCAATGAGAACTGACCGAGGTGCTGAATGGATAGCCCTGTGCAGGGCTTTGGGAACTCTCAGATGAATCCAACCCAGCCCTTGCCCTAAGGAGCACAGCCTAAGACTCAATAACGGGACTTACTTAGCCCACAGGTTTGGctttagcacagagcctggcacctgGTAAACATTTAGTAAACATTAGGTGCTGCCCTCAGAGAGTTGAGTTCCCAACTTATCCTTGCCCTGGGGACATGCAGACATGGTCTTTGCCCTCCTGGAGCGTATGCTGGGGGCCAGGAGAAGGGCAGGATATTAATCAAATACCCATTCAAAGAAATGCAAAGGGGTCCCTGTGTTAGAAGGGTCCTGTCCCACCCCAGTGGAAATCCCTAGagccctccctttcctcttcctccacTCGTGCCCTGAGGGAGTCTGGGCACCTGTGGGTCCTTGCCTGTGCCAATACCTACCCCTTCCACCCCTCCTGTCAGCTCATCCTGTTTGGGCTCAGCAACCAGCTGGCGGTGACATTCCGGGAAGAGAACACCATTGCCTTCCGGCACCTCTTCCTTCTGGGCTACTCAGATGGGGCAGATGAGACCTTTGCGGCCTACACCCGGGAGCAGCTCTACCAGGCCATCTTCTATGCCGTGGACCAGGTACAGGTGGGCAGAGGCAGGTGAGCACAGGGTCTAGAGTGAGTGGCACTGATGGAGCCTCCCCTTCTCTGCCCACAGTACCTGTTGCTCCCCAATGTGTCGCTGGTCCGCTACGCATACGTGCGGGGTGAGGGTGCTGATGGCTCGGCGCTGGCCCTCTGCCAGAGGTACTACCACCGTGGCCATGTGGACCCAGCCAATGACACCTTTGACATTGACCCAATGGTCATCACTGGTGAGTGGGTAGGGCTTAGCTGTAGGGTACTTGGGCTGCTGGGATTACCATCCCATCTCTGCTCCTCTTTCATCTGTGAGGGGGGTTGCTTCGATAATTAATAATGGACACAAAATGTTCAGCACAACACTTGATGTGTAGAAAGCACTAGGTgttgtttttcaatatttttaacacACAAAATGTTTGGGGGCCCACTGAGCACCAGGCCTTAGCGTCTCGGTTGGGAACAAGACAGACCAGTCCCTACCCTGTTGGGGATATAGCAGTTGAACaaacaggaaatatttaagaACAAACTGGGGGAAGTGAAGCAGGGAGAGAGGGGCTGCTGGGGATTCTGAGGAGCCCAGCCTGCACCTCCCATGCCCCCCTGAGGCCCTTCCCTGACTCCCTGTCCTCAGACTGCATCCGGGTGGACCCCCCCGAGCAGCCCCCTCTGTCCCCAGTTGATGACCTCTTCCTCTCGGACAGCAGCTCCAGTTACAGGAACCTCACGCTCAAGTTCCACAAGTACTGCCTGCTCCAGGGGGCTGCTGGAGGGCTGGGTCAGGGTTGGGAGGGTGGCAGGATGCTGGGAGATGGGTGGGTAGGAGGGCATTGCCAGGCCCCTGGCAGCCACTTCCCTGccagtgggggcagggggctgctgTGCTGATTGCTGACACCAGCTGTGTGAGCGCTTCCTCAGCCAGCTTCCTGAATCACTTAGCTGCAGAGTCAGCACAAGGCAGGGGTGCCGGCATGACTGTGGGCCAGGAGGGACCCGCCAAGCCCCTCACCTGAGCCTCCCTCCACCCAGGCTGATCAACGTCACCATCTACTTCCAGCTGAAGACTATCAACCTCCAGAGCCTCATTAACAACGAGATCCCTGACTGCTACACCTTCAGCGTCCTGGTGAGCCCCCAGTGCCACTGGGGTGAGGAGTGTTTGACCTCCTGAGCCCCACGGCTGTGGCTTGGTTGGAGGGCCCCTGGGGACCTTTTGCCAAGGGCAGCATGAGGGCAATGGGGAAGGCTAGGGCTGGGACTGACTGTCCCTCACGCTGGCCTGGGAGCTGCTAAAGTGTCCTCCGCCTCCCTCTGCCTGGACTTGCCCCGCAGATCACGTTTGACAACAAGGCACATAGCGGGCGTATCCCCATCAGCCTGGAGACCCAAGCCCACATCCAGGAGTGTAAGCACCCCAGCGTCTTCAGGCACGGTGAGCCCCCAGCCTCAGATAAGCACTGATCAGGGTGCTTACCCTTCCAGAGTTACCCGTATTCCTTAGAGCCTCAGACTAGTGGTGGTCAGGAGCTCTGGTATCCTCAGGCCTCACGCAACCAGCCCAAAGCAGACCCAGAGAATCCCCAAGTCTCCAGCCTGGCCCATACCTCAACGCTGGCCTCAAGGCTCTGCCAACCCAGccctccctgctgccccctccctaCAGGAGACAACAGCTTCCGGCTCCTGTTTGATGTGGTTGTGATCCTCACCTGCTGCCTGTCCTTCCTGCTGTGTGCCCGCTCGCTGCTGCGCGGCTTCCTGCTGCAGAATGTGAGGCCAGCCTCATGCATTGGGGGGCGGGGGGCCCGCCTTGCCTGGCCCTGGGATGATTGGGGCCAGGGGTGAGGGTCCCGTGCCTGGGACCTGGCCCTCATCCCACCTGCCTTCTGCAGGAGTTTGTAGGGTTCATATGGCGGCAGCGGGGACGGGCAGTTGCCCTGTGGGAACGGCTGGAATTTGTCAATGGCTGGTACATCCTGCTGGTCACCAGCGATGTGCTCACCATCTCAGGCACCATCATGAAAATTGGCATTGAAGCCAAGGTGAGtcctgcccagcccctgcccaggccCCTTGGTCTCTTTCCAGATCCTGGCTCCCCTACGCATGGCCTTATCCCCTGGTCCTGTTGTCTGGGCTGGGCCAGGCCAGGTCAGATGGGTTGACACTGCTCCTACCCCCAGAACCTGGCGAGCTACGACATCTGCAGCATCCTCCTGGGCACTTCGACGCTGCTCGTCTGGGTCGGCGTCATCCGCTACCTGACCTTCTTCCACAAGTACAACGTGAGCCTCACGTGCCCGGGCCAGGCCTGGCTGGGGTGAGGCCAGCTCTCTGGGTGGCTGTCCCATCCCCCTGACTCCCATCACACCCTATCCCCAAATGAATCCATCACATACCCAGTACTCACCAGCCCCCAAGTGGCCTTCCTGCCCCCTTCATTCCCAGCTAGCCATGGGGTACCTGCAGACCCCTCAGCATGGCCCTGTGCCTCCTAAGCTCTCACTCGCCCCTGAGGCCACACCAGCCCTGCTCCACTCCATCTGTGGGCCTGTGGTTGACATGGGTTGTGGTCAGGCCCTCAACTACCCCCCTTCCATGTCACAGATCCTCATTGCCACGCTGCGGGTGGCTCTGCCCAGCGTGATGCGCTTCTGCTGCTGCGTGGCTGTCATCTACCTGGGCTATTGTTTCTGCGGCTGGATCGTGTTGGGGCCCTACCATGTGAAGGTAGGGGCTGGCTACAGCTGGGAGGTGCTTGCGGCTCACAGTGGAAGGAGCTAGGTGCCCTGTACCTCGCCTCCCTGCGAGGACATGGGACTGCCTGGCTCCCCTCACTGGAGCCTGCTCCCTAAGCCCTCCGACCTCTGGCAACCCTGTCATGGACGTGATGACAACAAATGGACTGACCTTGACTCCTGGTATCTTCCCAGTACTTCTATTCATTGTGCCCTCTGACTCCTGGTGACCTCAAGTGGTTCTGCCTTGACCTCTGATGATCCTGTCATTGGTCTGAAAACTTTATCATTGATACAGTGACACAAACAGCCCCATTCTGCCTGCTGGTACTCTCCTCACTGTCCCCTCTGACCCTACTATTCCCTTTGAACTCACAATTCCATGACACAACCCCGTCACCCTATTGGCAGTTCCGCTCACTGTCCATGGTGTCCGAATGCCTGTTCTCACTTATCAACGGGGATGACATGTTCGTGACGTTCGCCGCGATGCAGGCACAGCAGGGCCGCAGCAGCCTCGTCTGGCTCTTCTCCCAGCTCTACCTCTATTCCTTCATCAGCCTGTTCATCTACATGGTGCTGAGTCTCTTCATCGCGCTCATCACCGGTGCCTACGACACTATCAAGGTCAGCCCACCCACACTCCCACCCCGGCCTGTTTCCCTGTGTTTctaacacaaacacacaaagccCCAGATCCAACTTTGAGTCCCTTGGGATCTGCCATGAGCTGGATCCCCAGATCCTGGGTGAGGAGAGATCCAGGGATGCAGTGTGAGGATGCGGGAGACTTTTGGTAGGACCTGCAAAGTCAGCGGAGAGGGTGGCCTGGAATTGAAGAGCATCGGGTGTGGTTGGAAGCCTTGCAGTCACAGCAGCCCTGCTGTTCGCACCGTCAGGGCAGGGCTCTGGCCAGGCAGGGTTCCTGTGTCTGTTTTTACCAACAGGGGAAACCAAGCCAAAGAGTTTTAGTAACTTGAACACCCTCAgctaagtggtggagctggcTTCTACCTGGGACCATCTGATTCCAGAAGCCATGCTCTTAATAAATCCTCTGTCTCGTGGGGTGGCCTGGGCAGGGGCTGTTTGGATCCAGGAAAGGTCCTGCAGACTGCAGGggtcagaggagagagaaagaggtcaAAAGGGGCTGTGGGGGTGGCAGGTAGATGTTCACTTAGCAAACATGTCTGAGGGCCTATTGAGGGCACTGCCCTGTGGTGGGCAGTGGGCAACTAGGAAAATCAGGTGCACACAGTTTGTCCAAGGCCAGGGGGTGAGACAGATGATACACAAGCGGGTGGACAGTGACTGACAGGCAAGAGGAGTGAAGGGTGGAAGGTCACGAAGGGATCCCTTGCTATATACTGGTATTAGGGGATGAGTCTGGGAAGGCTTCCAGGATGCCCTATCCAATACAAGCCTCTGGCCACAtgtgtttacattttaatatgaATTAAAGTGGATTACAATTAAAAATTCATCTTCTCAATCACACCCTCCACGTGATTTAGTGCCCAAAAGCCAAATGTGGTTAGTGGCTCCCACCTTGGAGAGCCTAGCCATCGAACATTGCTGTCTTCAGAAAATTCTGTCGGACAGCACTGTTCTAGGTTGGAGAGATGGGAGCTGAAGGGAGAGAGCCCCTGGGGAAGGATCAGCAAAAGCAAAACCTTAGTAGCTGGAAAGAGCTTGGAGAGAAGAAGCTACCTCCACAAGGCTGGGAAGGGTTATGTCTTGGCCGACAGCCTGAACATTCTCTcctgctgggccctgccccaTTCTGAATTACTGACAGATGCAGGCCCACCCCCATGCATGGATGGAGCCTTCCCAGACCCACTCCTGTCACTTGAGCCCCGGGAGCCCCTGTGGGCCTTGCTTAGGGACATAGACATCACACACATGCATCAGCCTTGGATGTACAAGCCCAGGCCCTGCTCCAACTGCTGGGCACCACATGCACCCCGTTCACTCACAGACATTAATCTAGAAGCGAGAAGTGAGACTCTGCTCCAGGTGCTGGGGCTGCAGCAGAAGGCACTGGACTGATCAAGATGCAGGGTGTGCATGAGCTCAGGCGTCAGGGAGAAAACCGTGGAGGCATCTGTGGTAACAGCAGGCAGATACAGCATGGCAACTATGAAGGCTTAGAGGTAGGAGCCCTCCCGGCAGTCAGGAGGAAGAACAAGGAGGCTCAGGTGGCTGGAGGGGGGGGCGGGCGATCTCAAGGGCCTTGGCAGAGGGGTGCCCCTTCCATGCTGGGTCATCATGCATCTCTCCCCAGCACCCGGGCAGCACCGGGGCAGAGAAGAGCGAGCTTCAGGCCTACATCGCGCAGTGCCAGGACAGCCCCACCTCTGGCAAGTTCCGCCGGGGGAGCGGCTCAGCCTGCAGCCTTCTCTGCTGTTGCGGCAGGTGCGGTGGGTTGGCGGTGGGGGGTCGGGGACTGAGAAAGGGCACCAGAGGGAACTGCTGCCttctccaccccctccctcccccggctctcctccatttcctcttccctCCTACCCTTCCTCCAGGGACGCTGCAGAGGAGCAGTCGCTACTAGTGAATTGACGCCGACACCG
This window harbors:
- the MCOLN1 gene encoding mucolipin-1, coding for MAAPVGRRSSETERLLTPSPNYGTQAGASPAPPTPLEEEDLRRRLKYFFMSPCDKFRAKGRKPFKLMLQVVKILVVTVQLILFGLSNQLAVTFREENTIAFRHLFLLGYSDGADETFAAYTREQLYQAIFYAVDQYLLLPNVSLVRYAYVRGEGADGSALALCQRYYHRGHVDPANDTFDIDPMVITDCIRVDPPEQPPLSPVDDLFLSDSSSSYRNLTLKFHKLINVTIYFQLKTINLQSLINNEIPDCYTFSVLITFDNKAHSGRIPISLETQAHIQECKHPSVFRHGDNSFRLLFDVVVILTCCLSFLLCARSLLRGFLLQNEFVGFIWRQRGRAVALWERLEFVNGWYILLVTSDVLTISGTIMKIGIEAKNLASYDICSILLGTSTLLVWVGVIRYLTFFHKYNILIATLRVALPSVMRFCCCVAVIYLGYCFCGWIVLGPYHVKFRSLSMVSECLFSLINGDDMFVTFAAMQAQQGRSSLVWLFSQLYLYSFISLFIYMVLSLFIALITGAYDTIKHPGSTGAEKSELQAYIAQCQDSPTSGKFRRGSGSACSLLCCCGRDAAEEQSLLVN